A stretch of the Hippoglossus hippoglossus isolate fHipHip1 chromosome 1, fHipHip1.pri, whole genome shotgun sequence genome encodes the following:
- the LOC117767013 gene encoding ecto-ADP-ribosyltransferase 4-like has translation MRSVRKWAPVCVLLALVLMLYHDPYLILWWPQQPAENTKTLPLDMATDSVDDMYGGCRSEATYLVNLYFSFEWGANRNFSSARSSAERHAKEPAHEGLKKGHAVALYMFTEGKRIQQDFNTAVRTGKHKYSTHEFKYHHFYFYLTDAIQVLHHSQILCRSAYHRTWRQFNQDVINTNMRFGAFTLAASAEQSFEANGSVSCFEIFTCFSADVTYYSATRMKGQILIPPYEVFKITDVLTDDPRCTVVYKLHSTKTPRRDLNCKLNKRLTETFLDSTN, from the exons ATGAGATCAGTGAGAAAGTGggcacctgtctgtgtgttgttggcGCTGGTGCTCATGTTGTATCATGACCCATATCTGATTCTCTGGTGGCCTCAGCAACCTGCCGAG AACACCAAGACTCTACCTCTGGATATGGCGACAGATTCCGTTGACGACATGTACGGCGGCTGCCGATCTGAAGCGACTTACCTGGTCAACCTGTACTTCTCGTTTGAGTGGGGCGCCAACAGAAACTTCAGTTCGGCCAGGTCCTCAGCTGAAAGACATGCAAAGGAACCTGCACACGAGGGCCTGAAAAAAGGCCACGCTGTCGCTCTGTACATGTTCACGGAAGGGAAACGCATACAGCAGGATTTCAACACAGCAGTGAGAACAGGGAAACACAAGTACAGCACTCATGAATTCAAGTACCACCACTTCTACTTTTACCTGACTGATGCCATCCAAGTGCTGCATCACAGTCAGATATTGTGCAGAAGCGCTTATCATAGGACGTGGAGGCAGTTCAACCAGGATGTCATCAACACCAACATGCGGTTTGGTGCTTTCACTTTGGCAGCTTCAGCTGAGCAGTCATTTGAAGCTAATGGCAGCGTGTCTTGTTTTGAGATCTTTACATGCTTCAGCGCTGATGTGACATATTACTCTGCTACGAGGATGAAAGGACAGATACTGATTCCTCCCTACGAGGTTTTCAAGATCACCGACGTCCTGACGGATGACCCGAGGTGCACCGTCGTCTACAAGCTCCACAGCACCAAAACGCCAAGGAGAGATCTCAACTGCAAACTGAATAAAAGACTAACAGAGACGTTTTTGGATTCAACAAACTGA
- the LOC117751743 gene encoding ecto-ADP-ribosyltransferase 5-like translates to MSCFISQSLITFLPDILLMLPLHRLWLLLHYKMHGPLYSIATEGECLNVFHPDWNNLPQVREKPVLPLVCEVSLQHNSAELGLKGQPALDLAPNAVDDMYAGCRDKMETRVQKQYLANEKNKDKDFMLAWDVAEKYYNKQWKRKGKRPSTGLGREQIMALYVYSLDKPSVYLEFNDAVRTNRSVYMTTFKYHALHFFLTDALQTLSARKPEAERCLTGYRRVDSYFSQDVLNKLIRFGSFTSSSMGWYPSSERFGDKSCFEIVTCFGADISLYSKLGEAEREALIPPYEVFKVAKMERRSDLKSLPCEVVYKLKSTRKTLSRLNCSLFKNQQPHVFSVVRVKEPTKQ, encoded by the exons ATGTCATGCTTTATTTCACAGTCTCTGATAACTTTTCTTCCTGATATTCTCCTCATGTTGCCTCTTCATAGACTTTGGCTACTGCTTCACTATAAAATGCACGGACCTTTATATTCCATAGCAACGGAGGGGgagtgtttgaatgtgtttcaCCCTGATTGGAATAACCTGCCGCAGGTGAGAGAGAAGCCTGTGCTCCCTTTAGTCTGTGAAGTGTCACTACAGCAT AACTCTGCAGAATTGGGATTAAAAGGACAACCTGCATTGGATCTGGCTCCGAACGCTGTTGACGACATGTACGCAGGTTGCAGAGACAAGATGGAGACCAGAGTGCAGAAGCAGTACCTggcaaatgagaaaaacaaagacaaagatttCATGCTGGCCTGGGATGTGGCAGAGAAATATTACAACAAACAATGGAAGCGTAAGGGAAAGAGGCCGTCCACGGGCCTGGGCAGAGAACAGATCATGGCTCTCTATGTTTACAGCCTCGACAAGCCCAGCGTATATCTCGAGTTCAACGATGCAGTTCGAACTAATAGATCTGTGTACATGACCACGTTCAAGTATCAcgcgcttcactttttcctgACCGACGCCCTTCAGACGCTCAGCGCTCGTAAACCTGAAGCGGAAAGATGTCTGACTGGGTACAGGAGAGTCGACAGCTACTTCAGTCAGGACGTCCTCAACAAGCTGATTCGCTTTGGCTCTTTTACCTCCAGCTCAATGGGATGGTACCCCAGCTCTGAAAGGTTCGGCGACAAGTCGTGCTTTGAGATTGTGACGTGCTTCGGAGCGGACATCTCGCTGTACTCGAAGctgggagaggcagagagagaagcgCTCATTCCTCCCTATGAGGTCTTCAAAGTGGCAAAGATGGAGAGGAGATCTGACCTCAAGAGTCTGCCGTGTGAGGTGGTGTATAAACTGAAGAGTACACGCAAAACTCTCTCCAGATTGAACtgttccctttttaaaaatcaacaaCCCCACGTGTTCTCTGTTGTACGTGTGAAGGAACCCACAAAACAATGA